The following coding sequences are from one Myxococcales bacterium window:
- a CDS encoding DNA starvation/stationary phase protection protein translates to MEVNIGIDAQHRQQIATGLSKVLADTYTLYLKTHNFHWNVTGPMFQTLHLMFEQHYNELALAVDAIAERVRALGFPAPGTYKQFSSLSSIQEEENIPKAQEMIQLLAQGHEAVARTSRAAFSTAEEANDQPTCDLLTQRMQIHEKTAWMLRSLLE, encoded by the coding sequence ATGGAAGTGAACATTGGCATTGATGCGCAACATCGCCAGCAAATCGCCACCGGGCTATCGAAGGTGCTGGCTGACACGTACACGCTTTATCTCAAGACTCACAATTTCCACTGGAACGTCACGGGTCCGATGTTTCAGACCCTGCATTTGATGTTCGAGCAGCACTACAACGAGTTGGCCTTGGCCGTGGATGCGATCGCTGAACGTGTTCGCGCGCTTGGCTTCCCCGCACCGGGGACCTACAAGCAGTTCTCGTCACTGTCCTCTATCCAGGAGGAAGAGAACATTCCCAAGGCGCAGGAGATGATCCAGCTGCTCGCACAGGGACACGAAGCGGTGGCCAGAACGTCACGTGCTGCCTTTTCCACGGCAGAAGAGGCCAATGATCAGCCCACCTGCGATTTGCTCACGCAGAGAATGCAGATCCACGAGAAGACCGCCTGGATGCTTCGCAGCTTGCTCGAGTAG
- a CDS encoding PilZ domain-containing protein, whose protein sequence is MNLERRRVAQDRRQSDRVMSIFAVKSAVGPDVHLSQCEDLAPSGMTLRRPGGLPLAEGMQVSLYFELPGQGEEIEATAVVMSDQRAGKFRRTGLRFSELSGEAARKIDLFCRTRVRTSSREGGAASAWI, encoded by the coding sequence ATGAACCTAGAGCGACGTCGCGTGGCCCAGGATCGGAGGCAGTCCGATCGGGTGATGTCCATCTTCGCGGTCAAAAGCGCGGTGGGGCCGGACGTTCATCTCAGCCAGTGTGAGGACCTGGCCCCTTCGGGCATGACCCTTCGCCGTCCTGGCGGGCTACCCCTGGCCGAAGGCATGCAGGTCTCGTTGTATTTCGAGCTTCCCGGCCAAGGCGAGGAGATCGAAGCGACCGCCGTGGTCATGAGCGACCAACGCGCTGGCAAGTTTCGCCGCACGGGCCTCCGATTTTCCGAGTTGTCTGGCGAAGCGGCCAGGAAGATCGACCTGTTCTGCCGGACCCGTGTGCGAACCTCCTCCCGAGAGGGCGGCGCGGCCAGTGCCTGGATCTAA
- a CDS encoding hemerythrin domain-containing protein, giving the protein MASDDKANVSGKVMGAAKKAASWLSGETGILATLKQEHGEVSALMGKVVATEGKDNASRERQQVFQQVRRELLAHARGEEREFYPRLLQFPETEPLARQSMNEHQDIEALLEQLARMDDTDAGWMNTFRALRDNVQHHVKEEENDLFPRVADVLDKDRLREMNDGYEQVHRAELSALS; this is encoded by the coding sequence ATGGCAAGCGACGATAAAGCGAACGTGAGTGGAAAGGTCATGGGAGCAGCCAAAAAAGCCGCGAGCTGGCTATCCGGAGAGACAGGCATTCTGGCGACGCTCAAACAGGAGCACGGCGAAGTGTCGGCGCTGATGGGCAAGGTGGTCGCCACGGAAGGCAAAGACAACGCCAGCCGAGAACGCCAGCAAGTGTTCCAGCAGGTTCGACGTGAGCTTCTGGCTCACGCCCGGGGAGAGGAGCGAGAATTTTATCCTCGCCTCCTCCAGTTTCCGGAGACGGAGCCTCTGGCGCGCCAGTCGATGAACGAACACCAAGACATCGAGGCTCTGCTCGAGCAGCTGGCGCGGATGGACGACACCGATGCGGGTTGGATGAACACATTCCGAGCGCTTCGAGACAATGTCCAGCACCACGTGAAGGAAGAGGAGAACGATCTTTTTCCCCGCGTGGCCGATGTGCTCGACAAGGACCGATTGCGCGAAATGAACGACGGCTACGAGCAGGTTCACCGTGCCGAGCTTTCGGCCTTGAGCTGA
- a CDS encoding pyridoxamine 5'-phosphate oxidase family protein, translating to MTTIQREDQGASAREELREVVSSFDTAMLVTELDGFGLRARPMALAAGGMAEHEAGNDDLYFATRIDSGKTREVRDDSHVVVTFQSKTKFASLSGLAQVVGDPKLVERLWSDAWQTWFPQGAGDPTLCIIRVSPTEGEYWDMGAARGLRYLFDAAKAYATGEPAGGDVKNQRVRL from the coding sequence ATGACGACGATACAGAGGGAAGATCAGGGAGCCTCCGCGCGGGAAGAGCTGCGTGAGGTGGTGAGTTCGTTCGACACGGCGATGTTGGTCACGGAACTCGATGGTTTTGGTCTGCGGGCCCGCCCCATGGCCCTGGCCGCGGGCGGCATGGCGGAGCACGAGGCCGGCAACGACGATCTGTACTTCGCCACCCGCATCGATTCAGGCAAGACGCGCGAGGTGCGAGATGACAGCCACGTGGTGGTCACTTTCCAGAGCAAAACGAAGTTCGCTTCCCTCTCGGGACTGGCACAGGTGGTGGGTGATCCCAAGCTGGTCGAGCGGCTGTGGTCGGACGCGTGGCAGACCTGGTTTCCGCAGGGCGCGGGCGACCCCACGTTGTGCATCATTCGGGTCAGCCCCACCGAAGGGGAATACTGGGACATGGGTGCCGCCCGTGGACTCCGTTATCTCTTCGACGCCGCGAAGGCCTATGCGACGGGCGAACCCGCCGGTGGCGACGTGAAGAACCAGCGCGTTCGGCTCTGA
- a CDS encoding sigma 54-interacting transcriptional regulator: protein MNEPASPRPARARSSTVARALETVAGAALVLDGELKIVDATPAAAGLLGSELPPGAFVVKLLCGQAAERPVAEALAAGRPVTAMVPRPGPGGQLREIRVRTVPLSPLGRDGWLVLLDELPGAVEGPHGAVSFHGLWSRSPLMKQLFHRIAKAARSDATVLVRGDTGTGKELVAGAVHAASRRSKGPFLALNCAALPPTLLESELFGHVRGAFTGAVRDMPGHVRAAHGGTLFLDEVAELPLELQAKLLRVLETRSVLPVGGTSPVTVDTRIVAATHRSLRQEVEAGRFRADLMYRLRVIPLFLPPLRARPEDIDLLALRFVEEQNAKTTDRHVERMSPGARAALQAHDWPGNVRELRNAIEYAFVMGEGPVLLDAELPPELLGGRDVDADALPLRNLPEPVASHAASTNDEREIERIERALERAAGHRAAAAKMLGWSRATLWRRMKALGLVDHD from the coding sequence ATGAACGAACCCGCGTCGCCCCGGCCTGCCCGCGCCCGCAGCTCCACGGTGGCGCGTGCCCTGGAAACCGTGGCCGGTGCCGCCTTGGTGCTCGACGGTGAGCTGAAGATTGTCGACGCCACCCCCGCGGCAGCTGGGCTTCTGGGCAGTGAGTTGCCCCCGGGGGCCTTCGTCGTGAAGCTGCTCTGCGGGCAAGCGGCAGAGCGGCCCGTGGCCGAAGCGCTGGCGGCAGGGCGTCCGGTCACGGCGATGGTGCCCCGGCCGGGCCCCGGGGGTCAGCTGCGCGAGATTCGCGTGCGCACGGTGCCCCTGTCTCCCCTGGGACGCGACGGCTGGCTCGTGCTGCTCGACGAGCTTCCAGGCGCGGTCGAGGGGCCCCACGGGGCCGTTTCATTCCACGGGCTTTGGTCCCGCTCTCCGCTGATGAAGCAGTTGTTTCATCGCATCGCGAAGGCCGCGCGCAGCGACGCCACGGTGCTCGTGCGCGGCGACACAGGGACGGGTAAAGAGTTGGTCGCGGGGGCGGTGCATGCGGCCTCTCGCCGCAGCAAAGGGCCGTTTCTCGCGCTCAACTGCGCCGCGCTGCCGCCCACCTTGCTCGAAAGCGAGCTCTTCGGCCACGTGAGAGGCGCCTTCACGGGGGCCGTGCGCGATATGCCTGGCCACGTCCGCGCGGCGCACGGAGGCACGCTGTTTCTCGATGAAGTGGCGGAGCTGCCGCTCGAGCTTCAGGCAAAACTCTTGCGGGTCCTCGAGACGCGCAGCGTGTTGCCCGTGGGCGGCACGAGCCCCGTCACCGTGGACACGCGCATCGTGGCGGCTACGCACCGGTCCTTGCGGCAAGAGGTCGAGGCGGGTCGATTTCGCGCGGATCTCATGTACAGGCTGCGTGTGATACCTCTCTTCCTTCCGCCGCTACGGGCGCGGCCCGAAGACATCGACCTCCTGGCCTTGCGTTTCGTCGAGGAACAAAACGCCAAAACGACTGACCGTCACGTGGAACGCATGAGCCCGGGGGCCCGCGCGGCCCTGCAGGCCCACGACTGGCCCGGCAACGTGCGCGAGCTGCGCAACGCCATCGAGTATGCGTTCGTGATGGGCGAAGGCCCCGTGTTGCTCGACGCCGAGCTTCCCCCCGAATTGCTGGGCGGCCGTGACGTCGATGCGGATGCCCTGCCCCTTCGCAACCTCCCAGAACCCGTGGCCTCCCACGCAGCGTCGACGAACGACGAAAGGGAAATCGAACGCATCGAGCGCGCGCTCGAGCGGGCCGCGGGGCATCGCGCCGCCGCTGCAAAAATGCTGGGGTGGAGCCGCGCCACCTTGTGGAGGCGCATGAAAGCGCTGGGGCTCGTGGACCACGACTGA
- a CDS encoding Trm112 family protein, with protein sequence MALNKALIDILACPKCKGALELAANESEFRCLACKLSYQVIDDIPNFVIEEARPLES encoded by the coding sequence ATGGCGCTCAATAAGGCCCTCATCGACATCCTGGCTTGTCCCAAATGCAAAGGCGCGCTCGAGCTGGCTGCCAACGAGAGCGAGTTTCGCTGCCTGGCGTGTAAGCTTTCTTACCAAGTAATCGATGACATACCGAACTTCGTCATCGAGGAAGCCCGGCCTCTCGAAAGCTGA
- a CDS encoding transporter has product MNDDPQIRSLLGEAFRSSELFLLFGVVLAGLALGRVSVRGVKLGVAGVLFAGLGFGAWLSEPEQPLRLAPTLRDIGLVLFVYLVGLSSGPGFFRAWRQGGQRASALVLGALLAGAALAFFGARGLGIAPGYMVGIFTGALTNTPALAAATETLQGTPFATQPAVGYSLTYPLGVLGPLLLFRLAARRQADRLRAEAADRGDDAPTALVTANFRITNPAVVGRSIGELRVRDEMGVMISRLSHEGQTRVPTRFSVLTLGDVITVVGPAAAVAAAQIRFGELSARRLEGLRDDVDMRRILVSRRELAGRTVRELELERRFNAQITRLRRADLDILPSADMRLEIGDRLRVVAPRSQLKALGAYFGDSEKSLAEVDFVSLALGIVLGLVLGRVPLPAPTGAITLGIAGGPLVVALVLGRLGRSGPFVWTMPYESAVALRDFGLLLFLAGVGVSAGTSLRQLPGREGLGMVALGALVTLIPTLLVLRVLPRLAGGTLTGALGTCSGLQTQPATLAAAYELSGRSDATYVAYAVVYPVAMIGKILIAQLLLLGIP; this is encoded by the coding sequence TTGAACGACGATCCCCAGATCCGGTCCCTGCTCGGCGAAGCGTTTCGCAGCAGCGAGCTGTTTTTGCTCTTCGGGGTGGTGCTGGCCGGCTTGGCGCTGGGGCGCGTTTCGGTGCGGGGTGTGAAGCTGGGGGTGGCGGGCGTGCTCTTTGCGGGACTCGGCTTCGGGGCTTGGCTTTCAGAGCCGGAACAGCCGCTCCGCCTGGCGCCGACCCTGCGCGACATCGGGCTCGTGCTCTTCGTCTACCTGGTGGGTCTTTCGAGCGGTCCCGGGTTCTTCCGCGCCTGGCGCCAGGGCGGCCAGCGGGCGAGCGCCCTCGTGCTGGGGGCCCTGCTGGCGGGCGCGGCTTTGGCCTTTTTCGGCGCCCGGGGACTGGGGATTGCGCCCGGGTACATGGTGGGCATCTTCACGGGCGCGCTCACCAACACGCCCGCCCTGGCGGCCGCCACGGAGACCCTGCAGGGCACACCCTTCGCAACCCAGCCCGCCGTGGGGTATTCGCTGACCTACCCGCTGGGTGTGCTGGGTCCGCTGCTCTTGTTTCGGCTCGCGGCCCGCCGGCAGGCGGACCGGCTGCGGGCCGAGGCGGCAGACCGGGGCGACGATGCGCCCACGGCGCTCGTCACGGCGAACTTCCGCATCACGAACCCCGCCGTCGTGGGGCGCTCCATCGGAGAGCTGCGGGTGCGCGACGAGATGGGGGTGATGATCTCGCGCCTCAGCCACGAAGGGCAGACGCGCGTGCCCACGCGCTTCAGCGTGCTGACGCTGGGCGATGTCATCACGGTGGTGGGCCCTGCAGCCGCGGTCGCAGCGGCCCAGATCCGCTTCGGTGAACTCAGCGCCCGCCGGCTCGAGGGCCTGCGCGATGACGTGGACATGCGCCGCATCCTGGTCTCGCGCCGCGAGCTCGCAGGACGGACGGTGCGCGAACTCGAGCTCGAGCGCCGCTTCAACGCCCAGATCACCCGGCTGCGGCGCGCCGACCTCGACATTCTGCCCTCGGCAGACATGCGCCTCGAGATCGGGGACCGCTTGCGGGTCGTCGCGCCGCGGAGCCAGCTCAAGGCGCTCGGTGCCTACTTCGGCGATTCGGAGAAGTCGCTCGCCGAGGTGGACTTCGTCTCGCTGGCGTTGGGCATCGTGCTGGGCTTGGTGCTCGGGCGCGTTCCGTTGCCCGCGCCTACGGGCGCGATCACGCTGGGCATCGCGGGAGGCCCGCTGGTGGTGGCGCTCGTGCTCGGGCGCCTCGGCCGCAGTGGCCCCTTCGTTTGGACCATGCCCTACGAGAGCGCCGTGGCCCTTCGTGACTTTGGTCTTCTGCTCTTCCTGGCCGGCGTGGGGGTGAGCGCGGGCACCTCACTGCGGCAGCTGCCCGGGCGCGAGGGGCTGGGCATGGTGGCCCTGGGGGCCCTGGTCACGCTGATCCCCACCCTGCTCGTGCTGAGGGTCCTGCCGCGCCTGGCCGGCGGCACGCTGACCGGGGCGCTCGGCACCTGCAGTGGCCTGCAGACCCAGCCCGCCACGTTGGCAGCGGCGTACGAATTGTCGGGGCGCTCCGACGCCACCTACGTGGCCTACGCCGTGGTCTATCCCGTGGCGATGATCGGCAAGATCCTCATCGCACAACTGCTGCTGCTTGGCATACCCTGA
- a CDS encoding 4Fe-4S dicluster domain-containing protein — MLKRLIFAAVLVAALGFFAWTVRRFGRLVLAGKPEDRFDRVGERIGSVITFFFGQRKVVERNHLPSSRMQGLVNAIGSKHHFIIFWGFIVITIGTVEILTQGLFPSFNLALVLGDTLARWTWTAIDWSNALVLGVIAFSVFRRVVMQPRLIPMSRDAAAILGAIAMLMITHFLMHGFAGVAHGTPEPGFPLSALIGQAFSGVSSGLAHVIAEVNWWVHALVVLGFLNYLLYSKHSHIIAALPNIYFRELGQKGVLPKLNMEADEIEQIGIVNEYKDFTWKSLLDGYACTECARCTNACPAYNTDKPLSPMQIVHDVRDDMKHNLKRGPLDTLLERFQHGQEGEKAIASDIPLVGGRTSEEALWACTTCGACQEVCPVFIDQPGKILQMRQNLVLLQEKVPPDLARTFKNLEQNGNPWGLGPDKRMDWAEGHDVPTLDDKPNAEYLLWVGCAGAYDDRIKKQTVALVDILKEGGVDFAVMGVEETCTGDPARRAGNEMLYQMLGQQNVESLNEKKVKKVITACPHCLHTIKNEYPQLGGTFEVKHHTQVIRDLVEAGKVKVQKDGDGVKRVTFHDPCYLGRWNDEYDAPRAALDHVGGSRIEMERSREHGFCCGAGGGRMWMEEHTGTRVNHNRVDEVLATGADAVATACPFCTIMLQDGVSDRGAQEKVQVLNVSELVAKSMIRKKQLEAGTDPV; from the coding sequence ATGCTGAAACGCTTGATCTTCGCGGCGGTTCTGGTGGCCGCGCTCGGGTTCTTCGCCTGGACCGTTCGGCGATTCGGTCGACTGGTCCTCGCAGGGAAACCCGAAGACCGCTTCGACCGCGTCGGCGAACGCATTGGCTCCGTCATCACCTTCTTCTTCGGCCAGCGCAAAGTGGTCGAACGCAACCATTTGCCCTCGAGCCGCATGCAGGGGCTCGTGAACGCCATCGGCTCGAAGCACCACTTCATCATTTTCTGGGGCTTCATCGTCATCACCATCGGGACGGTCGAGATCCTCACCCAGGGGCTGTTCCCGAGCTTCAACCTGGCGCTGGTGCTGGGCGACACCCTGGCACGCTGGACGTGGACGGCGATCGACTGGTCCAACGCCCTCGTGCTCGGCGTCATCGCGTTTTCCGTATTCCGCCGCGTGGTCATGCAACCGCGGCTCATCCCCATGAGCCGCGACGCGGCGGCGATCCTGGGCGCCATCGCCATGCTGATGATCACCCACTTCCTGATGCACGGCTTCGCCGGGGTCGCTCATGGCACACCCGAGCCCGGGTTCCCGCTCTCGGCGCTGATCGGGCAGGCTTTTTCGGGCGTGTCGAGCGGCCTCGCCCATGTGATCGCCGAAGTGAACTGGTGGGTTCACGCCCTGGTCGTTCTGGGGTTCCTGAACTACCTGCTTTACTCGAAGCACAGCCACATCATTGCGGCGCTGCCCAACATCTACTTTCGGGAGCTCGGGCAAAAGGGCGTTCTGCCCAAGCTGAACATGGAGGCCGACGAGATCGAGCAGATCGGCATCGTCAACGAATACAAGGACTTCACGTGGAAGTCCCTGCTTGACGGCTACGCCTGCACCGAATGCGCGCGCTGCACGAATGCGTGCCCCGCCTACAACACCGACAAGCCGCTATCGCCCATGCAGATCGTGCACGACGTGCGCGACGACATGAAGCACAACTTGAAGCGCGGGCCCCTCGACACGCTGCTCGAACGCTTTCAGCACGGACAGGAGGGCGAGAAAGCCATTGCCTCGGACATTCCCCTCGTGGGAGGCCGCACCTCCGAGGAGGCGTTGTGGGCGTGCACCACCTGCGGCGCGTGCCAGGAAGTCTGCCCCGTGTTCATCGATCAGCCGGGCAAGATCCTCCAGATGCGCCAAAACCTCGTTTTGCTGCAGGAAAAGGTCCCCCCAGATTTGGCACGCACCTTCAAGAACCTGGAGCAAAACGGTAACCCCTGGGGCCTCGGGCCCGACAAGCGCATGGATTGGGCAGAAGGCCACGATGTGCCTACCCTCGACGACAAACCCAACGCGGAGTACCTGCTGTGGGTCGGCTGTGCGGGGGCTTACGACGACCGCATCAAGAAGCAGACCGTGGCGTTGGTCGACATCCTCAAGGAGGGTGGCGTGGACTTTGCGGTGATGGGCGTGGAAGAGACCTGTACGGGAGATCCCGCGCGGCGGGCGGGCAACGAGATGCTGTACCAAATGCTGGGGCAGCAAAACGTCGAGTCTCTGAACGAAAAGAAGGTCAAGAAGGTCATTACGGCGTGCCCCCACTGCCTTCACACCATCAAGAACGAATACCCGCAGCTGGGCGGCACCTTCGAGGTGAAGCATCACACGCAGGTGATCCGGGACCTGGTCGAAGCGGGCAAGGTGAAGGTGCAAAAGGATGGCGACGGGGTCAAACGCGTCACCTTCCACGATCCCTGCTACCTCGGCCGGTGGAACGACGAGTACGACGCGCCCCGCGCGGCCCTCGACCACGTGGGCGGGTCGAGGATCGAGATGGAGCGTTCCCGCGAACACGGCTTTTGCTGCGGTGCCGGCGGCGGGCGCATGTGGATGGAAGAGCACACGGGGACCCGGGTGAACCACAACCGCGTCGACGAGGTGCTCGCCACGGGGGCAGACGCCGTGGCCACGGCCTGCCCGTTCTGCACGATCATGCTGCAAGATGGGGTGAGTGATCGAGGCGCTCAGGAAAAGGTGCAGGTGCTTAACGTGTCGGAGCTCGTGGCCAAGTCCATGATCCGCAAGAAGCAGCTCGAGGCCGGCACCGACCCGGTGTGA
- a CDS encoding carboxypeptidase-like regulatory domain-containing protein — translation MKNVKRRVAGATLATAALVLLAWRLLPAPPPKVAPAVETSGAHEEAPTPVTQPPSPPTRGADGAPLRSLRGRVVSDEGLPVAGALVGSTAPAAETARTDAAGQFRMHGVPSGWIQVYAVAPGHADRHVLLEPGQSDVELVLPREASILASLRGPAPSELLASICRPLDPMQDTPFCLARVVVQAGQQTFSLARLPSGAHELWIEAGDQILLKVPVETRAGEQLELRGLEMNAAGGTREQVADQEATRL, via the coding sequence ATGAAGAACGTCAAGCGCCGCGTGGCCGGCGCGACGCTCGCCACGGCGGCTCTGGTGCTCCTTGCGTGGCGGCTCCTTCCCGCGCCTCCCCCGAAGGTGGCGCCCGCCGTCGAAACGTCGGGCGCGCACGAGGAAGCCCCCACGCCCGTGACCCAGCCCCCCTCGCCCCCCACACGGGGCGCCGATGGGGCGCCTCTGCGCTCCCTCAGGGGCCGCGTAGTGTCGGACGAGGGCTTGCCCGTGGCGGGTGCCCTCGTGGGCAGCACGGCACCGGCCGCGGAGACGGCACGCACGGATGCCGCCGGGCAGTTCCGCATGCACGGCGTGCCATCGGGCTGGATTCAGGTGTACGCCGTGGCCCCAGGCCACGCGGATCGCCATGTCCTGCTCGAGCCCGGCCAAAGCGACGTGGAGCTGGTCTTGCCTCGAGAGGCCAGCATCCTGGCAAGCTTGCGCGGTCCGGCGCCCTCGGAGCTTCTGGCCTCGATCTGCCGCCCGCTAGACCCCATGCAGGACACCCCGTTCTGCCTGGCCCGCGTGGTGGTCCAGGCCGGCCAGCAAACGTTTTCTCTCGCGCGCTTGCCTTCGGGCGCGCACGAGCTGTGGATCGAAGCGGGGGACCAGATTCTGCTCAAGGTGCCGGTCGAGACCCGCGCGGGTGAGCAGCTCGAACTGCGAGGGCTGGAGATGAACGCCGCAGGTGGGACACGCGAGCAGGTCGCGGACCAGGAGGCGACGCGCTTATAA
- a CDS encoding PfaD family polyunsaturated fatty acid/polyketide biosynthesis protein encodes MAAASLRFREPAFVVRDGAAGPLGLAFGGESRAEAAGARYPVLGRLPAVYPEWLGERAFCEAHGVRFAYVAGEMANGIATPALVMAMARAGMLGFFGAAGLSPARVEAAITELQATLGDDLPWGTNLIHSPAEPDVENAVATLYIQRGVKRVCASAFMSLTPAVVRLAATGLRQDASGRVQRRHHIFAKISRPEVAEAFMSPAPEALLEPLVRAGHLTRDEAALARSVPVATDITVESDSGGHTDNRPLGSLFPVIASLRDRLTQKHGFAEPLRLGAAGGLGTAQAVAAAFGMGAAYVVTGSVNQGALEAGLSPEGKALLAQAGLADVIMAPAADMFEMGVKVQVLRRGTLFGPRALRLYELYRSHDSLEALPQEVRLKLEREVLGCGVEEVWQEVQAFFRQRNPAELDRAAKDPKHRMALVFRWYLGLSSRWAITGEPGRRADYQIWCGPAMGAFNAWVAGSFLEAPENRQVAQIALNLMEGAAAVTRAQQLRSAGLVVSPAAFSPRPRPLG; translated from the coding sequence CTGGCCGCGGCGTCGTTGCGCTTTCGGGAGCCGGCGTTCGTCGTGCGCGACGGGGCCGCGGGCCCCCTGGGGCTGGCGTTTGGGGGGGAGAGCCGTGCCGAGGCGGCAGGCGCCCGCTATCCCGTGCTGGGACGTTTGCCTGCGGTCTACCCGGAGTGGCTGGGTGAACGCGCCTTCTGCGAGGCGCATGGCGTGCGCTTCGCATACGTGGCGGGCGAGATGGCCAACGGCATCGCGACGCCCGCCCTGGTGATGGCCATGGCCCGAGCCGGCATGCTGGGATTCTTTGGGGCGGCGGGGCTGTCGCCCGCGCGGGTCGAGGCGGCGATCACGGAGCTTCAGGCCACATTGGGGGACGACCTGCCCTGGGGCACCAACCTCATCCACAGCCCCGCCGAGCCTGACGTGGAAAATGCCGTGGCGACACTTTACATCCAGCGCGGCGTCAAGCGCGTGTGCGCGTCCGCGTTCATGAGCCTCACCCCGGCGGTGGTGCGTCTTGCGGCCACGGGTCTGCGCCAGGACGCCAGTGGACGGGTACAGAGGCGTCATCACATCTTCGCGAAGATCTCTCGCCCCGAGGTGGCCGAGGCCTTCATGAGCCCTGCCCCCGAGGCGCTGCTCGAGCCGCTGGTGCGCGCGGGCCATCTCACACGCGACGAGGCGGCGCTGGCGCGCAGCGTGCCCGTGGCGACCGACATCACGGTCGAGTCCGACTCGGGCGGGCATACCGACAACCGGCCCCTGGGCTCGCTTTTCCCTGTCATCGCGTCGTTGCGCGACCGCCTCACACAAAAGCATGGCTTTGCCGAGCCCCTGCGGTTGGGTGCGGCGGGAGGCTTGGGCACGGCACAGGCCGTGGCGGCGGCGTTCGGCATGGGCGCGGCCTACGTGGTGACGGGCTCCGTGAACCAAGGCGCCCTCGAGGCGGGGCTGTCGCCCGAGGGCAAAGCGCTTCTGGCACAGGCGGGCTTGGCCGACGTCATCATGGCGCCCGCTGCCGATATGTTCGAGATGGGGGTGAAGGTGCAGGTGCTTCGTCGCGGCACCCTCTTCGGGCCGCGGGCCCTGCGTCTCTACGAGCTTTACCGGAGCCATGACAGCCTCGAAGCGCTGCCGCAGGAGGTTCGGCTCAAGCTGGAACGCGAGGTCTTGGGCTGCGGGGTCGAGGAGGTCTGGCAAGAGGTCCAGGCGTTCTTCCGGCAGCGCAACCCCGCCGAGCTCGACCGCGCGGCCAAGGACCCCAAGCATCGCATGGCCCTGGTGTTCCGCTGGTACTTGGGCCTCTCGAGCCGCTGGGCCATCACGGGCGAGCCTGGTCGCCGCGCCGATTACCAGATCTGGTGCGGACCGGCGATGGGCGCCTTCAACGCCTGGGTGGCAGGATCATTCCTGGAAGCGCCCGAGAACCGACAGGTGGCGCAGATCGCGCTGAACCTGATGGAAGGAGCCGCCGCGGTCACACGAGCGCAGCAGCTCCGCAGCGCGGGTCTCGTCGTGAGCCCCGCCGCCTTTTCCCCCCGCCCCCGGCCCCTCGGCTAG
- a CDS encoding CAP domain-containing protein, translating into MTPRLEAVHRRCGRPSAFFSSLRARPLRAFARGVLPLFLAAAVPALGCSDGDDGGEASSDEPGGMGGMGGMGGSGQGGNAPPAPGSGGRGGSGSQGGQAGSVDNPGPSTGGQGSGGTGGSPNPGGTAGMGGSSKGGAPGGPPGAGGATGKGGSGGPGAGGRGGSASGGSGGTSMPPPMGGTGGSPPAQTAACSVTKPNATGNEPGGVIPVCCTPNATDKTMIDEAFALLNAHRMANGRSALAYDTKLEQAIQGHCQHMAQHSFFDHGAPESSVSKFTDRAQACGASAFGENIAYNQRTAAQVTTGWKNSSGHNMNMLNTSYKRVGIGLSQWRWGQIFGR; encoded by the coding sequence ATGACCCCTCGGCTCGAAGCTGTTCACCGGCGCTGTGGCAGGCCCAGCGCCTTCTTTTCCAGCCTACGTGCCCGCCCGCTGCGTGCTTTCGCGCGCGGCGTTCTGCCCCTGTTTCTCGCAGCCGCCGTGCCCGCGCTTGGCTGCTCCGATGGGGATGACGGCGGTGAGGCCTCGAGCGACGAGCCAGGCGGGATGGGCGGGATGGGCGGGATGGGCGGGAGCGGACAAGGGGGCAACGCGCCCCCCGCGCCCGGGAGCGGAGGACGAGGCGGCTCGGGGAGCCAGGGAGGCCAGGCAGGCAGCGTCGACAACCCGGGGCCTTCGACCGGAGGCCAGGGCAGCGGGGGCACAGGCGGAAGTCCCAACCCCGGCGGCACCGCGGGCATGGGAGGATCCAGTAAGGGGGGCGCTCCGGGAGGCCCCCCCGGCGCCGGCGGCGCCACGGGCAAGGGCGGAAGCGGGGGCCCCGGCGCGGGAGGCCGCGGGGGAAGCGCTTCAGGCGGAAGCGGGGGCACCTCGATGCCCCCACCCATGGGCGGCACGGGAGGAAGCCCTCCCGCGCAGACCGCCGCCTGTTCAGTCACCAAGCCCAATGCCACCGGGAACGAGCCAGGCGGCGTGATTCCGGTGTGTTGCACGCCCAACGCCACGGACAAAACGATGATCGACGAGGCGTTTGCTCTGCTCAACGCCCACCGCATGGCGAACGGCCGCTCGGCCCTGGCCTACGACACGAAACTCGAGCAAGCGATCCAAGGGCACTGCCAGCACATGGCGCAACACTCGTTCTTCGATCACGGCGCCCCCGAAAGCTCGGTGTCGAAGTTCACGGATCGGGCGCAGGCCTGCGGCGCATCGGCGTTCGGAGAGAACATCGCCTACAACCAGCGCACGGCCGCCCAGGTGACGACCGGCTGGAAGAATAGCTCCGGCCACAACATGAACATGCTGAACACGAGCTACAAGCGCGTGGGCATCGGTCTTTCCCAGTGGCGCTGGGGCCAGATCTTCGGCCGATGA